In Modestobacter versicolor, a single genomic region encodes these proteins:
- a CDS encoding SMP-30/gluconolactonase/LRE family protein, with protein MIRLQAAAASPRPAEHGEGPVYDAAADELVWVDITAGLVRRGSVSGDDVRDVAEHHGGDTVGFVVPAATGGWLLGAGAGITRLSADGDATVLLELAGEGGSEEAGGTRMNDGGCDRAGRFFGGTMAFDERPGAGSLYRLDLDGTVSTVLDGLTVSNGLGWSPDDRTVYLSDSGAKTVWAHPYDPDAGTFGERRVLLDFSDDPDGVADGLTVDDEGCLWTALWGGGQVRRYSPDGELLAVVEVPAENTTSCAFVGDLLVISTSVHGLDDAARAAQPGAGKLFTVRPGVSGPPANPYRGPLDALTQH; from the coding sequence GTGATCCGACTGCAGGCCGCCGCCGCCAGCCCCCGTCCCGCCGAGCACGGGGAGGGCCCGGTCTACGACGCCGCCGCCGACGAGCTGGTCTGGGTGGACATCACCGCGGGCCTGGTGCGGCGCGGGTCGGTCAGCGGCGACGACGTCCGGGACGTGGCCGAGCACCACGGCGGCGACACCGTGGGCTTCGTCGTCCCGGCTGCCACCGGCGGCTGGCTGCTCGGCGCCGGCGCGGGCATCACCCGGCTGAGCGCCGACGGCGACGCCACCGTGCTGCTCGAGCTGGCCGGCGAGGGCGGCTCGGAGGAGGCCGGGGGCACCCGGATGAACGACGGCGGCTGCGACCGGGCCGGCCGGTTCTTCGGCGGCACCATGGCCTTCGACGAGCGCCCCGGCGCCGGCAGCCTCTACCGGCTCGACCTCGACGGCACGGTCAGCACGGTGCTCGACGGGCTGACGGTCTCCAACGGCCTGGGCTGGTCGCCCGACGACCGCACCGTGTACCTGTCCGACTCCGGCGCGAAGACGGTGTGGGCTCATCCGTACGACCCGGACGCCGGCACCTTCGGCGAGCGCCGGGTGCTGCTGGACTTCAGCGACGACCCGGACGGCGTCGCCGACGGCCTGACCGTCGACGACGAGGGCTGCCTCTGGACGGCGCTGTGGGGCGGCGGCCAGGTGCGGCGGTACTCCCCCGACGGCGAGCTGCTCGCGGTGGTCGAGGTGCCGGCGGAGAACACCACGAGCTGCGCGTTCGTCGGCGACCTGCTGGTGATCAGCACCTCGGTGCACGGGCTGGACGACGCGGCGCGCGCCGCCCAGCCGGGCGCCGGGAAGCTGTTCACGGTGCGCCCCGGCGTGAGCGGCCCGCCCGCGAACCCCTACCGCGGCCCGCTCGACGCCCTCACCCAGCACTGA
- the ppc gene encoding phosphoenolpyruvate carboxylase, which translates to MSEATVDVADLRAPGGPPEPDDRASEAPLREDIRLLGRVLGEVIGEQAGADVLELVESTRVEAFRIRRSEVDRGELAERLAGLDPREATHVIRAFSHFSLLANIAEDVHHERRRRHHRRAGSPPQKGSLAASLDLLDAAALDPAVVARELAGALVVPVVTAHPTEVRRKTISQVQRQVSDLLRQRDGADVDDRAWSAQLWREVLTLWQTALLRLSRLRLADEIDEALRYYDLSLFEVVPEINAELRRALRERWPDADLLATPMLRPGSWIGGDRDGNPFVTADAVRRATTQQARTALRHHLAELVCLADELSMSDRLVSPTDELYALAEASGDDSPFRGDEPYRRALRGIYRRLAATALRVLGEVPGPAPDAVLPPYDRPQELIADLETVDTSLRGHGAGALADDRLARLREAVEVFGFHLCGLDMRQNSAVHEEVVGELLAWAGVCEDYTTLDEAARVELLTGELQLRRPLVRRDAELSELARGELDLLVAAADQIALLGPESIPNYVISMCESVSDVLEVAVLLKEVGLLDPGAEGGPRCSVGISPLFETIEDLQGAGATLTAMLDHPLYRALVADRGDAQEVMLGYSDSNKDGGYLAANWALYRAELALVEVARREGVRLRLFHGRGGTVGRGGGPSYEAIRAQPPGSVAGSLRITEQGEVIAAKYASPQLARRNLEALVAATLESTLLDIEGLGDDAEETYALFDDLAARARRAYSALVHETPGFVEWFRAATPVRELAELNIGSRPPSRKAGDSISDLRAIPWVFSWSQARIMLPGWYGTGSALDSWVAGSPERLAHLQRLHQRWPFFRTVLSNMGMVLAKTDLELAARYAELVPDPELRERVFSQITAEHERSVRVLLAITGDDHLLADNPSLARSIRNRFPYLEPLHHLQVEMLRRRRGGDDDELVRRCIQLSVNGVATALRNSG; encoded by the coding sequence GTGTCCGAAGCAACCGTCGACGTCGCCGACCTGCGAGCCCCCGGGGGTCCGCCCGAGCCTGACGACCGCGCCTCCGAGGCCCCGCTGCGGGAGGACATCCGGCTGCTGGGCCGGGTGCTGGGCGAGGTGATCGGCGAGCAGGCCGGCGCCGACGTGCTCGAGCTGGTCGAGTCCACCCGGGTCGAGGCGTTCCGCATCCGCCGCTCCGAGGTCGACCGCGGGGAGCTGGCCGAGCGGCTCGCCGGCCTCGACCCGCGCGAGGCCACCCACGTCATCCGGGCGTTCAGCCACTTCTCGCTGCTGGCCAACATCGCCGAGGACGTGCACCACGAGCGCCGCCGCCGGCACCACCGCCGCGCCGGGTCGCCGCCGCAGAAGGGCAGCCTGGCGGCCAGCCTCGACCTGCTGGACGCCGCCGCCCTGGACCCCGCCGTCGTCGCCCGCGAGCTGGCCGGCGCGCTCGTCGTCCCGGTGGTCACCGCGCACCCCACCGAGGTGCGCCGCAAGACGATCTCGCAGGTGCAGCGGCAGGTCAGCGACCTGCTGCGGCAGCGCGACGGCGCCGACGTCGACGACCGCGCCTGGTCGGCGCAGCTGTGGCGCGAGGTGCTCACCCTCTGGCAGACCGCGCTGCTGCGGCTGAGCCGGCTGCGGCTGGCCGACGAGATCGACGAGGCGCTGCGCTACTACGACCTGTCGCTGTTCGAGGTCGTGCCGGAGATCAACGCCGAGCTGCGCCGGGCGCTGCGCGAGCGCTGGCCGGACGCCGACCTGCTGGCCACCCCGATGCTGCGGCCGGGCTCGTGGATCGGCGGCGACCGCGACGGCAACCCGTTCGTCACCGCCGACGCCGTCCGCCGGGCGACCACCCAGCAGGCCCGCACCGCACTGCGCCACCACCTCGCCGAGCTGGTCTGCCTGGCCGACGAGCTGTCGATGTCCGACCGGCTGGTCAGCCCCACCGACGAGCTGTACGCGCTGGCCGAGGCCTCCGGCGACGACTCACCGTTCCGCGGCGACGAGCCCTACCGCCGGGCGTTGCGCGGCATCTACCGGCGGCTGGCCGCCACCGCGCTGCGGGTGCTGGGCGAGGTGCCCGGCCCGGCCCCGGACGCCGTCCTGCCGCCCTACGACCGCCCGCAGGAGCTGATCGCCGACCTGGAGACGGTCGACACCTCGCTGCGCGGGCACGGCGCGGGCGCGCTGGCCGACGACCGGCTGGCCCGGCTGCGCGAGGCGGTGGAGGTCTTCGGCTTCCACCTGTGCGGGCTGGACATGCGGCAGAACTCCGCGGTGCACGAGGAGGTCGTCGGCGAGCTGCTGGCCTGGGCCGGCGTCTGCGAGGACTACACCACCCTGGACGAGGCGGCCCGGGTCGAGCTGCTCACCGGTGAGCTGCAGCTGCGCCGCCCGCTGGTGCGCCGGGACGCCGAGCTGTCCGAGCTGGCCCGCGGCGAGCTGGACCTGCTGGTCGCCGCCGCCGACCAGATCGCCCTGCTGGGGCCCGAGTCGATCCCGAACTACGTGATCAGCATGTGCGAGTCGGTGAGCGACGTGCTGGAGGTCGCCGTCCTGCTCAAGGAGGTCGGCCTGCTCGACCCCGGCGCCGAGGGCGGCCCGCGCTGCAGCGTGGGCATCTCGCCGCTGTTCGAGACGATCGAGGACCTGCAGGGGGCCGGCGCGACCCTCACCGCGATGCTCGACCACCCGCTCTACCGGGCGCTGGTGGCCGACCGCGGCGACGCCCAGGAGGTCATGCTCGGCTACTCCGACAGCAACAAGGACGGCGGCTACCTCGCCGCCAACTGGGCGCTGTACCGCGCCGAGCTGGCGCTGGTCGAGGTCGCCCGCCGCGAGGGCGTGCGGTTGCGGCTGTTCCACGGCCGCGGCGGCACCGTCGGTCGCGGTGGTGGCCCCAGCTACGAGGCGATCCGGGCCCAGCCGCCCGGCTCGGTCGCCGGCTCGCTGCGGATCACCGAGCAGGGCGAGGTGATCGCCGCCAAGTACGCCTCCCCGCAGCTGGCCCGCCGCAACCTGGAGGCCCTGGTCGCGGCCACCCTGGAGTCGACGCTGCTGGACATCGAGGGCCTCGGGGACGACGCCGAGGAGACCTACGCGCTCTTCGACGACCTGGCCGCCCGCGCCCGGCGGGCCTACAGCGCGCTGGTGCACGAGACGCCCGGCTTCGTCGAGTGGTTCCGCGCGGCGACCCCGGTGCGCGAGCTGGCCGAGCTGAACATCGGCAGCCGGCCGCCGTCGCGCAAGGCCGGCGACAGCATCAGCGACCTGCGGGCCATCCCGTGGGTGTTCAGCTGGTCGCAGGCCCGGATCATGCTGCCCGGCTGGTACGGCACCGGGTCGGCGCTCGACTCGTGGGTGGCCGGGTCGCCGGAGCGGCTGGCGCACCTGCAGCGGCTGCACCAGCGGTGGCCGTTCTTCCGCACGGTGCTGTCGAACATGGGGATGGTGCTGGCCAAGACCGACCTGGAGCTGGCCGCCCGCTACGCCGAGCTGGTGCCCGACCCGGAGCTGCGCGAGCGGGTGTTCAGCCAGATCACCGCCGAGCACGAGCGGTCGGTGCGGGTGCTGCTCGCCATCACCGGCGACGACCACCTGCTGGCCGACAACCCGTCGCTGGCCCGGTCGATCCGCAACCGGTTCCCGTACCTGGAGCCGT